A section of the Candidatus Binatia bacterium genome encodes:
- the groL gene encoding 60 kDa chaperonin: MAAKEIRFGEAARHKIMRGVNILADAVTVTLGPKGRNVVIEKSWGAPTVTKDGVTVAKEIQLEDKFENMGAQMVKEVASKTSDVAGDGTTTATVLARSIFIEGSKMVAAGHDPMTIKRGIDKAVAKAVEELKSLSKSTKGRDEIAQVATVSANGDKAIGDIIAEAMDKVGKEGVITVEEAKSLDTTLEVVEGMQFDRGYLSPYFVTDPERMEAVLEDPYILVHEKKISSMKDLLPLLEQIAKAGKPLLIIAEDVEGEALATLVVNKIRGTLQVCAVKAPGFGDRRKAMLQDIAILTGGKMIAEELGIKLENVTLQDLGRCKRVVVDKDNTTIIDGAGKKADIEGRIKQIRAQIEETTSDYDREKLQERLAKLVGGVAVIRVGAATEVEMKEKKARVEDAMHATRAAVEEGIVPGGGVALVRAAAALDSLDVPEEERVGVQIVRRAMEEPARRIAMNAGHDGSVVLEKIRAGKGAFGFNAQTEQFEDLMKAGIIDPTKVVRTALQNASSVAGLLLTTEAMVAEKPEEKKTPTPPTPNYDEM; encoded by the coding sequence ATGGCTGCAAAGGAGATTCGATTTGGCGAGGCCGCACGCCACAAAATTATGCGCGGCGTGAATATTCTGGCCGATGCTGTAACCGTAACGTTGGGGCCGAAAGGCCGAAATGTGGTCATCGAGAAGTCCTGGGGCGCCCCTACGGTAACCAAGGACGGGGTGACCGTCGCCAAGGAAATTCAGTTGGAAGACAAGTTCGAGAACATGGGCGCCCAGATGGTCAAGGAGGTGGCGTCCAAAACGTCGGACGTCGCGGGCGACGGCACCACGACGGCCACTGTGCTGGCTCGTTCGATCTTTATCGAAGGTTCGAAGATGGTCGCCGCCGGCCACGACCCGATGACTATCAAGCGCGGCATTGATAAGGCGGTGGCGAAGGCGGTCGAGGAACTCAAGTCGCTTTCCAAGAGCACGAAAGGCCGCGACGAGATTGCGCAGGTCGCTACCGTCTCCGCGAACGGCGATAAGGCGATCGGCGACATCATCGCCGAGGCTATGGACAAGGTCGGCAAGGAGGGCGTGATCACGGTCGAAGAGGCAAAGAGCCTCGACACGACTCTCGAGGTCGTCGAGGGTATGCAGTTCGACCGCGGCTATCTCTCCCCGTACTTTGTCACTGACCCGGAGCGAATGGAGGCAGTGCTGGAGGACCCGTACATCTTGGTCCACGAGAAAAAGATCAGCTCCATGAAGGACCTTCTGCCGCTCCTGGAGCAGATCGCGAAGGCCGGGAAGCCGCTGTTGATCATCGCGGAAGATGTGGAAGGTGAGGCGCTGGCTACACTGGTGGTCAACAAAATCCGGGGTACTTTGCAGGTCTGCGCCGTGAAAGCCCCGGGCTTTGGCGATCGGCGCAAGGCGATGTTGCAGGACATTGCCATCCTCACCGGTGGCAAGATGATTGCCGAGGAATTGGGAATCAAACTCGAGAATGTCACACTCCAAGACCTCGGTCGCTGCAAGCGTGTCGTGGTGGACAAGGATAACACCACCATCATTGACGGCGCCGGAAAGAAGGCCGACATCGAAGGGCGAATCAAACAAATTCGAGCCCAGATCGAGGAAACCACCTCGGACTATGACCGCGAGAAGCTGCAGGAGCGCCTGGCCAAACTGGTGGGTGGTGTCGCGGTGATCCGTGTCGGTGCTGCGACCGAGGTGGAGATGAAGGAAAAGAAGGCCCGGGTAGAGGACGCGATGCACGCAACTCGGGCCGCCGTGGAGGAAGGTATCGTCCCCGGTGGCGGTGTGGCACTCGTGCGTGCGGCCGCCGCGCTGGATAGCCTCGATGTTCCGGAAGAAGAGCGCGTCGGGGTACAAATCGTCCGCCGCGCCATGGAGGAACCGGCGCGCCGCATCGCGATGAATGCGGGACACGATGGCTCGGTCGTGCTCGAGAAGATCCGTGCCGGCAAGGGCGCATTCGGGTTCAACGCACAAACCGAGCAGTTCGAGGACCTGATGAAAGCCGGCATTATCGATCCGACCAAGGTCGTACGGACCGCACTGCAAAACGCTTCGTCGGTAGCCGGGCTGTTGTTGACCACAGAAGCTATGGTTGCCGAGAAGCCCGAGGAAAAGAAAACCCCGACGCCCCCAACACCGAACTACGACGAAATGTAA
- the groS gene encoding 10 kDa chaperonin codes for MALKIRPLHDRILVKRISEEEKTKGGIIIPDTAKEKPQEGKVVAVGPGRTEDGKTIPVSVKPGDRILFGKYAGTEIKLDGEEHLILREDDVLGVIEG; via the coding sequence ATGGCATTGAAAATCCGTCCATTGCATGACCGCATTTTGGTGAAGCGGATTAGCGAAGAGGAAAAAACCAAGGGTGGCATTATTATTCCGGACACGGCCAAGGAGAAACCGCAGGAGGGCAAGGTTGTTGCGGTGGGGCCGGGCCGGACCGAGGACGGGAAGACGATCCCCGTGAGCGTTAAGCCTGGCGACCGCATTTTGTTTGGCAAGTATGCCGGCACCGAGATCAAGTTGGATGGCGAGGAACACCTCATTTTACGCGAGGATGACGTTCTCGGCGTAATCGAAGGTTGA
- the hsp gene encoding heat-shock protein Hsp20: MTALAPWRPFAELTALHNEIDDLFARFFGEEERWWVRPFERPLAPAVESFVRGDEYVIRADLPGVDPKDVEVSVEGDRLTIRGERREMHEGNGSTRFYREVRYGRFERTLTLPPGVDTDSIRASYHNGVLEIVMKAPRELASKRVPITIH; encoded by the coding sequence ATGACGGCCTTGGCACCTTGGCGACCCTTTGCCGAACTGACTGCTCTGCACAACGAAATCGATGATTTGTTTGCACGGTTTTTCGGGGAAGAGGAACGCTGGTGGGTGAGGCCGTTCGAGCGGCCGCTCGCGCCGGCAGTAGAATCCTTTGTTCGGGGCGACGAGTACGTGATCCGCGCTGACCTGCCTGGGGTGGATCCGAAGGATGTCGAGGTCTCCGTTGAGGGAGATCGGCTGACGATCCGGGGCGAGCGCAGGGAAATGCACGAGGGCAACGGCTCTACCCGCTTCTATCGGGAGGTGCGCTATGGGCGTTTTGAGCGCACGCTAACGTTGCCCCCCGGCGTGGATACGGACTCGATCCGGGCCAGCTATCACAACGGCGTGCTGGAAATCGTCATGAAAGCTCCGCGCGAGTTGGCCAGCAAGCGGGTGCCCATCACGATCCACTAA
- the carB gene encoding carbamoyl-phosphate synthase (glutamine-hydrolyzing) has protein sequence MPKRTDIHSILLIGSGPIVIGQACEFDYSGTQACKALREQGYRVILVNSNPATIMTDPGFADRTYIEPLTAEFVEKIIAAERPDALLPTVGGQTGLNIALELAEAGVLDRYGVELIGAKVEAIKKAEDRHLFKAAMLRIGLELPRSGYARTLAEAEAIRQEIGLPLIIRPSRTLGGTGGSLVETAEEFVRQVTWGLSASPVHEVLIEESIAGWKEFELEVMRDGKDNVVIICSIENFDPMGVHTGDSITVAPAQTLTDKEYQLMRDAAIRIIREIGVDTGGSNIQFAVNPTDGRMVVIEMNPRVSRSSALASKATGFPIAKIAAKLAVGFTLDEIRNEITRETPASFEPTIDYVVTKIPRFTFEKFPSARDELGPQMKSVGEVMAIGRTFKESLQKAIRSLEIDSFGFDERGRGPEATSRAELEEKLCRPNARRLWYIAEAFRQGLEVSDVYALSRIDPWFLSNVKQIVDEEERLRAESRTHGRLSPGSLRKAKQMGFSDVRLGQLTGRTEEQVRQWRLEAKIEPVFKMVDTCGAEFPAYTPYLYSTYEREGEAPPSRRPKIVILGGGPNRIGQGIEFDYCCVHAAFALREDGFETVMVNCNPETVSTDYDTSDRLYFEPLTIEDVLAIVQREQPHGVIVQFGGQTPLKLAVPLEKAGVRILGTSPDAIDRAEDRQRFAALLRKLGLRQPPNGTALSVQEALRIAQDIGYPVLVRPSYVLGGRAMEIVYEDDGLRRYMEKALDAAPGRTILIDKFLDDAIELDVDALCDGKRVVIGGIMEHIERAGVHSGDSACVLPTISLPARVVQEIRRQTAELALELGVIGLMNVQFAVKGSDVYVLEVNPRASRTVPFVSKAIGVPLAKMAARVMAGKTLDELGLTHEIVPPHISVKEAVFPFSKFPGVDTLLGPEMKSTGEVMGIDASFGAAFAKAQIAAGNPLPTEGTVFISVRDEDKPAALSVARRLARSGFHLLATRGTAAFLSSHGLAVEAINKVPEGSPHCVDAIRAGKVQIVINTPQGHGPQLDSFSIRRSALECRVAYFTTIAGAEAAAEAVELLRRQTLTVKPLQEHYLHAAQTDPRAAG, from the coding sequence ATGCCCAAGCGCACGGACATCCACAGCATTTTGTTGATTGGTTCCGGCCCGATCGTGATCGGGCAGGCTTGTGAGTTCGATTATTCCGGCACGCAGGCGTGTAAAGCACTGCGAGAGCAAGGATACCGAGTCATTTTGGTCAACTCGAACCCGGCAACGATCATGACCGATCCTGGGTTTGCGGACCGCACGTACATCGAGCCGTTGACTGCGGAATTCGTGGAAAAGATCATCGCCGCGGAGCGGCCCGATGCCTTGCTGCCGACGGTCGGCGGACAAACCGGGCTGAACATTGCGTTGGAACTCGCTGAGGCCGGCGTGCTGGATCGTTACGGCGTCGAGCTCATCGGCGCAAAAGTGGAGGCAATAAAGAAGGCCGAGGATCGCCACTTGTTCAAAGCAGCCATGCTCCGTATCGGGTTGGAGCTGCCACGGTCAGGGTACGCCCGCACGCTGGCCGAGGCAGAAGCGATCCGCCAAGAAATCGGGTTGCCTTTGATCATTCGCCCGTCGCGAACGCTGGGTGGCACCGGCGGAAGCCTGGTCGAAACCGCAGAAGAGTTCGTCCGCCAAGTTACTTGGGGGCTAAGCGCTTCGCCGGTGCACGAGGTGTTGATCGAAGAATCCATCGCGGGTTGGAAGGAGTTCGAACTGGAGGTGATGCGCGACGGCAAGGACAACGTCGTGATCATTTGTTCCATTGAGAATTTCGACCCCATGGGGGTGCATACCGGCGACAGCATCACGGTCGCCCCGGCACAGACGTTGACCGACAAGGAATACCAGCTCATGCGGGATGCCGCGATCCGCATCATTCGCGAGATCGGAGTGGATACCGGCGGGTCGAACATCCAGTTTGCGGTGAACCCGACTGATGGGCGGATGGTGGTCATCGAGATGAACCCGCGCGTCTCGCGGAGCTCGGCTTTGGCGAGTAAAGCGACCGGCTTCCCGATTGCCAAAATCGCGGCAAAGTTGGCCGTGGGTTTTACATTGGATGAAATTCGCAATGAAATTACTCGGGAAACCCCGGCCAGCTTCGAACCGACAATTGACTACGTCGTCACCAAAATCCCGCGGTTTACCTTCGAAAAATTCCCCTCTGCCAGGGACGAACTCGGCCCCCAAATGAAGTCCGTCGGCGAGGTGATGGCGATTGGGCGCACGTTTAAGGAATCGCTACAAAAGGCCATTCGCTCGCTGGAGATCGACTCCTTTGGGTTCGATGAGCGGGGCCGGGGTCCCGAGGCCACGAGTCGTGCGGAACTCGAAGAGAAGTTGTGCCGGCCAAATGCCCGCCGCCTGTGGTACATCGCGGAAGCCTTTCGCCAGGGGCTGGAGGTGTCCGACGTATATGCTCTGAGCCGTATCGACCCTTGGTTCCTGAGCAACGTCAAACAAATCGTCGACGAAGAAGAACGCTTGCGGGCGGAGAGCCGAACGCACGGCCGGCTATCTCCAGGAAGTTTGCGCAAAGCCAAGCAAATGGGCTTCTCTGACGTTCGTCTGGGACAACTGACGGGCCGTACAGAAGAACAAGTACGTCAGTGGCGCTTGGAGGCAAAAATCGAGCCGGTGTTTAAAATGGTCGACACGTGTGGTGCGGAATTTCCGGCCTACACTCCCTACCTTTACTCTACCTACGAGCGCGAAGGCGAGGCTCCGCCTTCGCGGCGACCCAAGATCGTGATTTTGGGCGGTGGGCCGAACAGGATCGGGCAAGGCATCGAGTTCGATTACTGCTGTGTGCACGCGGCCTTTGCGTTGCGGGAAGATGGTTTTGAGACCGTCATGGTTAACTGCAATCCGGAAACCGTGAGTACCGACTATGACACTTCCGACCGGCTGTACTTCGAGCCGCTGACCATCGAGGATGTGTTGGCTATCGTGCAACGCGAACAGCCCCACGGGGTCATTGTGCAATTCGGCGGGCAAACGCCGCTCAAACTCGCGGTACCTCTGGAGAAAGCGGGAGTGCGCATTCTGGGCACAAGCCCCGATGCGATTGATCGCGCGGAAGATCGGCAGCGCTTCGCAGCACTGTTGCGTAAGCTGGGCTTGCGCCAGCCACCAAACGGCACGGCTTTGAGCGTGCAGGAAGCGTTGAGAATCGCTCAAGACATTGGGTACCCAGTTTTAGTTCGCCCCTCGTACGTGCTGGGTGGCCGCGCGATGGAGATCGTGTACGAAGATGATGGCCTGCGCCGTTACATGGAGAAAGCCTTGGATGCGGCTCCAGGCCGAACGATTTTGATCGACAAGTTTCTGGACGACGCCATCGAACTCGACGTGGACGCCCTGTGCGATGGCAAACGGGTCGTGATCGGCGGAATCATGGAGCACATTGAACGAGCGGGCGTACATTCGGGAGACAGTGCATGTGTCTTGCCGACCATTTCTCTGCCTGCGCGGGTCGTTCAAGAGATCCGGCGGCAAACCGCGGAGCTGGCCTTGGAGCTGGGAGTCATTGGCTTGATGAACGTCCAGTTCGCGGTCAAGGGAAGCGACGTTTACGTGCTCGAAGTCAACCCACGCGCATCCCGTACCGTGCCGTTTGTCAGCAAGGCCATTGGGGTGCCGCTTGCAAAAATGGCGGCCCGGGTGATGGCTGGAAAGACGTTGGACGAGTTGGGATTGACCCACGAGATCGTGCCCCCGCACATTTCGGTGAAGGAGGCAGTGTTCCCGTTTTCAAAATTTCCCGGGGTGGACACGCTTCTCGGGCCCGAGATGAAGTCCACCGGAGAAGTGATGGGAATCGACGCCAGCTTTGGGGCCGCCTTTGCCAAGGCACAGATTGCTGCCGGAAACCCGTTGCCAACTGAAGGGACCGTATTCATCAGCGTGCGCGACGAAGACAAACCTGCAGCCTTGAGCGTGGCGCGACGTTTGGCGCGTTCGGGCTTTCACTTACTGGCCACGCGCGGGACGGCCGCCTTCTTGAGTAGCCACGGCCTAGCTGTGGAGGCAATCAACAAGGTGCCCGAGGGCAGCCCGCATTGTGTCGACGCGATCCGCGCCGGCAAGGTGCAAATTGTCATTAACACCCCTCAGGGACATGGCCCGCAGCTCGATTCGTTTTCCATCCGCCGTTCTGCGCTCGAGTGCCGGGTTGCATACTTTACTACCATTGCGGGGGCAGAGGCGGCTGCCGAGGCAGTAGAACTGTTGCGACGGCAGACGTTGACGGTGAAACCCCTCCAAGAGCACTACCTGCATGCGGCCCAAACCGACCCCCGGGCGGCCGGTTGA
- the carA gene encoding carbamoyl-phosphate synthase small chain, with amino-acid sequence MKAILALADGTVFEGESFGAEGEAQGEIVFNTSMTGYQEILTDPSYCGQLVCMTYPEIGNVGVNDEDVESGRPWVEGFIVREYWEEPSNWRAKESLASYLHRHGIPAIQGIDTRELVRHIRDRGAQSAVLSTIEREPKRVVDKARQVRPMVGQDLVQRVTCREPYDWHEGTWRLRGGYHQEPSSAGPLVVAYDYGVKRNILRNLVELGCRVRVVPATMPAREVLSWNPDGIFLSNGPGDPDVGPYARIVRELIGRKPIFGICLGHQILGLALGGRTYKLKFGHHGGNQPVMDLTTRKVEITAQNHGFAVDVDSLAGVAELTHLNLNDQTVEGLAHGQLPLFSVQYHPEASPGPHDATYLFERFLHLMRHPRPLV; translated from the coding sequence ATGAAAGCAATTCTAGCGCTGGCCGACGGAACAGTCTTCGAAGGAGAATCCTTCGGAGCCGAGGGCGAGGCTCAAGGGGAGATCGTGTTCAACACCTCGATGACCGGATACCAGGAAATCCTCACAGATCCGTCGTACTGCGGTCAGCTCGTGTGCATGACGTACCCGGAGATCGGCAACGTCGGGGTCAACGATGAGGATGTAGAGTCGGGGCGCCCTTGGGTGGAAGGCTTCATCGTGCGCGAGTACTGGGAAGAGCCGAGTAACTGGCGAGCCAAGGAATCGTTGGCGTCGTATTTGCACCGCCACGGTATCCCGGCCATTCAAGGCATCGACACCCGAGAGCTGGTGCGCCACATCCGCGACCGGGGGGCACAGTCGGCAGTGCTCTCCACGATCGAACGAGAACCCAAAAGGGTGGTGGACAAAGCTCGGCAGGTACGCCCCATGGTTGGGCAAGACCTGGTCCAGCGCGTTACCTGCCGGGAGCCTTACGATTGGCACGAAGGCACCTGGAGATTGCGAGGAGGCTATCACCAGGAGCCCTCTTCCGCTGGGCCCCTAGTCGTCGCTTACGATTACGGCGTGAAGCGGAACATTTTGCGCAATCTCGTGGAGCTCGGTTGCCGAGTGCGGGTGGTGCCGGCGACGATGCCGGCGCGCGAGGTGCTCTCGTGGAACCCGGATGGCATCTTTTTGTCCAACGGCCCGGGAGATCCAGACGTCGGGCCATACGCACGCATCGTTCGCGAGCTGATCGGCCGGAAGCCGATCTTTGGAATTTGTCTCGGCCACCAGATTCTGGGCTTGGCGCTCGGAGGTCGCACCTACAAGCTCAAATTTGGCCACCATGGCGGGAATCAACCCGTCATGGATCTCACCACGCGCAAGGTCGAGATCACGGCCCAAAATCATGGGTTCGCTGTGGATGTGGATTCGCTGGCTGGCGTGGCTGAACTCACGCACCTGAATCTCAACGATCAAACGGTGGAAGGGCTGGCCCACGGGCAGTTGCCGCTATTCTCCGTGCAGTATCATCCCGAGGCATCACCCGGGCCGCACGACGCCACGTATTTGTTCGAACGGTTTTTGCACCTCATGCGCCATCCGCGGCCGCTGGTTTAG
- the pyrC gene encoding dihydroorotase, producing MSLWVRGGLVIDPARDFEAIADVHIVDGRIAAISESSSTSIQSDDTVIPAEGLWVVPGLVDMHVHLREPGFEYKETVASGTAAAVAGGFTAVAAMANTMPVNDCAAVTELILERARMAGLARVYPIGAVSKGLEGKELAEIGEMHRAGVVAISDDGQPIQDGALMRRALEYAAMFGLPVIAHEEDRQLGQGGVMNEGEWSFRLGLRGIPKAAEEAMVARDLAILERTGGRLHIAHISTAGAVELVRAAKRRGLPVTAEATPHHFTLTEAAVAGYNTQAKMNPPLRTEADVRAVREGLLDGTIDCVASDHAPHHEDEKRCEFDRAANGIIGLETTLALTLAMARETGWNRKRMIAALSTNPARILSVPGGTLAVGAPADLTLIDPNLKWVLHPEEVRSRSKNTPFLGWELQGRAVMTIVGGEIKWRLGERRQGETE from the coding sequence ATGAGTTTGTGGGTGCGCGGTGGCTTGGTCATCGATCCCGCTCGCGATTTCGAGGCGATCGCAGACGTTCACATTGTCGACGGCCGCATTGCTGCGATCAGCGAATCGAGTAGCACTTCGATTCAGAGCGACGACACGGTGATACCTGCGGAAGGACTGTGGGTGGTGCCGGGGCTCGTGGACATGCACGTCCATCTGCGCGAGCCGGGCTTCGAATACAAAGAGACCGTGGCCTCGGGCACAGCGGCCGCCGTGGCCGGGGGATTTACGGCAGTGGCTGCGATGGCGAACACCATGCCGGTCAACGACTGCGCCGCAGTAACGGAATTGATCCTGGAACGCGCGCGCATGGCGGGCTTGGCGCGGGTGTATCCCATCGGTGCCGTTAGCAAAGGCTTAGAAGGCAAAGAGTTGGCCGAAATCGGGGAGATGCACCGTGCTGGCGTTGTGGCCATCTCAGATGATGGACAACCGATTCAGGACGGCGCCCTCATGCGCCGTGCCCTGGAGTACGCGGCAATGTTCGGCTTGCCCGTGATTGCCCACGAGGAGGACCGCCAGCTCGGCCAGGGCGGTGTGATGAACGAAGGCGAGTGGTCGTTCCGACTGGGTTTGCGCGGGATCCCCAAGGCGGCAGAGGAAGCCATGGTGGCTCGGGATTTGGCGATCCTCGAGCGCACCGGGGGTCGCTTGCATATTGCTCACATCAGTACGGCAGGCGCAGTCGAGCTGGTGAGGGCTGCGAAACGGCGCGGATTACCGGTCACGGCCGAGGCGACACCGCACCATTTCACCTTAACGGAAGCGGCGGTGGCGGGTTACAACACGCAAGCCAAGATGAATCCGCCTTTGCGGACCGAAGCGGACGTGCGGGCGGTGCGCGAGGGATTGTTGGACGGCACCATCGATTGCGTGGCCAGCGACCATGCGCCCCACCACGAAGACGAAAAACGCTGCGAGTTCGATCGCGCAGCGAACGGCATCATTGGTTTGGAGACCACGCTCGCTCTGACATTGGCGATGGCGCGGGAGACAGGGTGGAATCGGAAACGAATGATCGCGGCCCTCAGCACGAATCCCGCCCGGATCCTGAGCGTACCTGGAGGCACTTTAGCCGTCGGTGCGCCTGCGGATCTGACGTTAATCGATCCGAACCTAAAGTGGGTTTTGCACCCCGAGGAGGTGCGGTCGCGATCGAAGAATACCCCGTTCCTGGGCTGGGAACTCCAAGGGCGCGCGGTGATGACCATCGTGGGCGGCGAGATCAAGTGGCGACTCGGGGAACGGCGACAGGGAGAGACAGAATGA
- the pyrB gene encoding aspartate carbamoyltransferase, which yields MEFSRRHLLGLEDFSREEILFFLDTAASFKEISERDIKKVPTLRGKTVVGAFFEPSTRTRVSFEIAAKRMSADFVSLSGTVSSVAKGETLLDTARNLAAMQPDVIVLRHPSAGAAHLLAKHLDCAVVNAGDGAHEHPTQALLDLLTIRERKGQFEGLVVAIVGDILHSRVARSNLYGLRALGAEVRLAGPRTLLPPEAGALAFTTTDLGEAVRGADVVMVLRLQRERQVGNFIPSIDEYARYYCLNETHLAQAKPDVIVMHPGPLNRGVEIASEVADGPYSVILDQVSNGLAVRMAVLYLLGTRTRRREAAAAAEPFVRLEGATARRAIR from the coding sequence ATGGAATTTTCGCGGCGTCACCTGCTCGGGCTCGAAGACTTTAGCCGGGAAGAAATTCTGTTTTTCCTCGATACCGCTGCCTCGTTCAAGGAAATTTCCGAACGGGATATCAAGAAGGTGCCCACCCTTCGTGGCAAGACCGTAGTCGGGGCGTTTTTCGAGCCGAGTACACGTACGCGCGTGTCGTTCGAAATTGCCGCGAAACGGATGAGCGCGGACTTTGTGAGCCTGAGTGGCACGGTCAGCAGCGTGGCCAAGGGAGAAACTCTCCTGGATACGGCACGCAACCTGGCTGCGATGCAGCCGGACGTGATCGTTCTCCGGCATCCGAGCGCGGGTGCCGCGCATTTATTGGCCAAACACCTTGACTGCGCTGTGGTCAATGCCGGCGACGGGGCCCATGAACACCCCACACAGGCACTTTTGGATCTGCTCACGATCCGAGAGCGCAAGGGGCAGTTTGAAGGACTCGTGGTTGCCATTGTCGGGGACATTCTGCACAGCCGAGTTGCGCGCTCGAACTTGTACGGATTGCGGGCGCTGGGCGCAGAGGTCCGGCTGGCAGGCCCGAGAACTCTCTTGCCACCGGAGGCCGGGGCACTGGCATTTACGACAACGGATCTCGGTGAGGCGGTGCGCGGTGCGGACGTGGTCATGGTGTTGCGGCTCCAGCGCGAGCGGCAGGTGGGCAATTTCATCCCTTCGATCGACGAGTATGCCCGTTACTACTGCTTGAACGAAACGCACCTCGCACAGGCAAAGCCGGACGTGATTGTCATGCATCCTGGGCCGCTGAACCGCGGGGTGGAGATTGCCAGCGAAGTCGCGGATGGTCCGTATTCGGTCATTTTGGATCAAGTGTCCAACGGGTTGGCCGTTCGGATGGCCGTTCTGTACCTGTTGGGCACACGTACCCGCCGGCGAGAGGCGGCCGCGGCGGCGGAGCCATTCGTTCGCCTCGAAGGTGCCACGGCTCGGAGGGCGATTCGATGA
- the pyrR gene encoding bifunctional protein PyrR has product MGGERVILDARGIDRALTRIAHEIVERNKGVDDLALIGIRSRGVHLAERLRRKFGEIDGAQVPMGIMDITLYRDDLSRSQQQPEVKGTQVDFPIDDRRVVLVDDVLFTGRTARAALDALMDLGRPSQVQLCVLVDRGHRELPIRADYVGKNLPTALDEEVQVRLVESDGRDEVVLVQRGG; this is encoded by the coding sequence GTGGGTGGAGAACGTGTGATTTTGGATGCGCGCGGGATTGACCGCGCGCTGACGCGCATCGCCCATGAAATCGTCGAGCGCAACAAAGGAGTCGACGACCTCGCCCTCATTGGCATACGCTCGCGAGGCGTGCACTTGGCGGAGCGGTTGCGGCGCAAGTTCGGCGAGATTGACGGCGCGCAAGTACCCATGGGAATCATGGACATCACGCTGTACCGCGACGACTTGAGTCGCAGCCAACAACAACCCGAGGTCAAAGGAACACAGGTGGACTTCCCGATTGACGACCGGCGTGTCGTCCTGGTGGACGACGTGCTCTTCACGGGGCGCACGGCTCGCGCGGCGCTCGACGCACTCATGGACCTGGGCCGGCCGAGCCAGGTGCAACTTTGCGTGTTAGTGGATCGCGGGCATCGGGAACTTCCGATCCGCGCGGATTACGTGGGAAAAAACTTGCCCACTGCACTGGACGAGGAAGTGCAGGTGCGGTTGGTGGAAAGCGACGGGAGGGACGAGGTCGTGCTCGTCCAGCGGGGAGGATGA
- the pth gene encoding peptidyl-tRNA hydrolase, producing the protein MAAPDWLALGLGNPGEEYEGTRHNIGFEVIDLLAERYGVKLTQRLPSLVYGRALVAGTETILGKPRTFMNLSGAAAREAARQWRLSPQQFIVILDDVALPLGRIRVRKRGSDGGHKGLRSVIEALGSQEIPRVRVGIGQPRGDGMVDYVLGRFSRSEWPLVAEAIERAADAVETIIRDGVEVAMNRFNPRGAG; encoded by the coding sequence ATGGCAGCGCCTGACTGGCTGGCCTTGGGGCTTGGGAATCCAGGCGAAGAGTACGAAGGCACGCGCCACAATATTGGTTTCGAAGTTATCGACCTCCTGGCCGAACGCTACGGCGTGAAACTGACGCAACGCCTGCCCTCTCTCGTTTATGGGCGAGCGCTGGTGGCGGGGACAGAAACCATTTTGGGAAAACCCCGAACGTTCATGAACCTCTCGGGTGCGGCGGCGCGCGAGGCTGCGCGCCAATGGCGCTTATCGCCGCAGCAGTTCATCGTCATTTTAGACGATGTGGCCCTTCCGCTGGGGCGCATCCGGGTGCGTAAGCGGGGCTCGGATGGCGGCCATAAGGGGTTGCGCTCCGTAATCGAGGCCCTCGGCAGTCAAGAGATTCCCCGCGTCCGCGTAGGAATCGGCCAACCCCGAGGCGACGGAATGGTGGACTATGTGTTGGGTCGGTTTAGCCGCAGCGAGTGGCCACTCGTGGCGGAAGCCATCGAGCGAGCGGCCGATGCCGTCGAAACGATCATCCGCGATGGGGTGGAGGTTGCGATGAACCGATTCAATCCGCGCGGTGCGGGTTGA